A genomic segment from Pseudanabaena sp. BC1403 encodes:
- the ureG gene encoding urease accessory protein UreG has protein sequence MKKSVARLGVGGPVGSGKTALLERLLPLLMQQGIEVAVVTNDLLTQEDADRLKRQGVLPANRIVGVETGSCPHTAIREDPTMNLLAIRNLERAFPELDLVFVESGGDNLASTFSYDLIDAYIFVLDVGAGDDIPRKNGPGFMQADLVVINKIDIAPYVGADLNIIDRDATERRKGKPIAYTNCKTGEGLDRVMQFIFDKLLFQSVRELA, from the coding sequence ATGAAAAAATCAGTGGCGCGTTTGGGTGTCGGTGGGCCAGTAGGCAGTGGCAAAACGGCTCTACTGGAAAGGTTGTTACCATTACTAATGCAGCAAGGGATCGAAGTAGCTGTAGTAACAAATGATTTGTTGACGCAAGAAGATGCCGATCGCCTCAAGCGTCAAGGAGTCTTACCCGCTAATCGAATTGTAGGTGTGGAAACTGGTAGTTGTCCGCATACAGCGATTCGCGAAGATCCGACGATGAATTTGTTGGCAATCCGCAATCTAGAGCGAGCTTTTCCAGAACTCGATCTGGTGTTTGTCGAAAGCGGTGGCGACAATTTGGCATCAACATTTAGCTATGACTTAATTGATGCCTATATTTTTGTGCTGGATGTGGGCGCAGGCGATGATATTCCTCGCAAAAATGGGCCTGGGTTTATGCAAGCAGATCTGGTAGTAATTAACAAAATTGATATTGCGCCTTATGTGGGAGCTGACTTGAACATCATCGATCGCGATGCTACGGAACGACGAAAAGGGAAACCGATCGCCTATACCAACTGTAAAACGGGTGAAGGATTAGATCGGGTGATGCAGTTCATCTTTGACAAATTACTATTTCAGTCTGTTCGAGAACTGGCTTGA
- the ureC gene encoding urease subunit alpha: MEISRERYAELFGPTTGDRIRLGDTSLIAEVQRDTTVYGDECVFGGGKTLRDGLGLASGVTAAEGALDLVITNVVLIDPVQGIVKTDIGIKDGRIVGIGKAGNPGVMDGVQPNLIISANTDVRSAEGLIATPGGIDCHVHFDSAGLCAEALSSGLTTMIGGGLGPVTVGICSGGAYNMGLMLQASEGFAINFGFLGKGSSSLPASLVEQIEGGAIGLKIHEDWGAMPALIDTCLSVADLHDFQVQIHTDTLNESGYVEDTLAAIRGRTIHMYHTEGAGGGHAPDIIKVASYSHCLPSSTNPTNPYTVNTFDEHLDMVMVCHHLNPKVPEDVAFAESRIRAETIAAEDILHDMGAISMMGSDSQGMGRIGEVICRTWQLASKMKDQRGALPEDSDRHDNQRILRYIAKYTINPAKTCGIDSHVGSIEAGKIADIVLWHPGYFGVKPELVIKGGFIAWSPMGESNASLMTCEPILYRPQWGSYGSAKQSTSFCFVTQTALDCGLADKLKLRKQLLPVKNTRALSKADMLHNNACPEIEVDPDTFQVRVNGEIATCDPVSRVPLGRLYIFR, encoded by the coding sequence GAGCTGTTTGGTCCGACCACAGGCGATCGGATTCGGTTAGGGGATACATCATTAATTGCGGAAGTACAGAGAGATACCACTGTCTATGGTGATGAGTGCGTATTTGGTGGTGGGAAAACCCTGCGTGATGGTTTGGGCTTAGCTTCTGGAGTCACTGCGGCGGAAGGAGCCTTGGATCTTGTCATCACCAATGTGGTGCTGATCGACCCCGTACAGGGGATTGTTAAGACAGACATTGGCATCAAGGATGGCAGAATTGTCGGTATTGGTAAAGCGGGCAATCCTGGTGTAATGGATGGAGTCCAGCCAAATCTCATTATTAGTGCAAATACAGATGTGCGATCGGCTGAAGGTTTGATTGCTACACCAGGTGGAATTGATTGTCACGTTCATTTTGATAGTGCGGGTCTCTGTGCCGAGGCGCTTTCTAGCGGATTAACGACGATGATTGGGGGTGGATTGGGGCCAGTCACCGTGGGCATCTGTTCGGGCGGAGCCTATAATATGGGCTTAATGCTGCAAGCCTCCGAGGGGTTTGCGATTAATTTTGGCTTTTTGGGTAAAGGAAGTTCGAGCCTCCCAGCAAGTCTCGTCGAACAAATCGAAGGCGGTGCGATCGGACTAAAAATTCATGAAGATTGGGGCGCAATGCCTGCTCTGATTGACACCTGTCTTTCTGTTGCCGATCTGCATGACTTTCAAGTTCAAATTCACACTGATACGCTCAATGAGTCAGGTTATGTAGAAGATACGCTAGCAGCGATTCGCGGACGCACAATCCACATGTACCATACGGAAGGTGCTGGCGGTGGACATGCTCCAGACATCATTAAGGTGGCTTCCTATTCTCACTGTTTACCTTCTTCTACTAATCCTACCAATCCCTATACGGTTAATACCTTTGATGAACATCTAGACATGGTAATGGTCTGCCATCACCTCAATCCAAAAGTTCCTGAAGATGTCGCCTTTGCGGAATCTCGTATTCGTGCTGAAACTATTGCTGCCGAAGATATTTTGCATGATATGGGAGCAATCAGCATGATGGGTTCCGATAGTCAAGGTATGGGCAGGATTGGCGAAGTAATTTGTCGCACTTGGCAATTGGCTTCCAAAATGAAAGATCAACGGGGCGCACTTCCTGAAGATAGCGATCGCCATGATAATCAACGGATTTTGCGTTACATCGCAAAGTACACAATTAATCCTGCCAAAACCTGTGGAATTGATTCCCATGTAGGTTCAATTGAGGCAGGTAAAATCGCGGATATTGTCCTGTGGCATCCTGGTTATTTTGGAGTTAAACCAGAGCTAGTAATTAAGGGAGGCTTTATCGCGTGGTCGCCTATGGGTGAATCAAACGCTTCGCTGATGACTTGCGAACCAATCCTGTATCGTCCGCAATGGGGCAGCTATGGCAGTGCCAAGCAGTCTACTTCTTTTTGCTTTGTGACTCAGACTGCTCTAGATTGCGGCTTAGCCGATAAGCTAAAACTTCGCAAACAACTTTTGCCCGTCAAAAATACTAGAGCTTTGAGCAAAGCAGATATGTTACATAACAATGCCTGTCCTGAAATCGAAGTCGATCCCGATACTTTTCAGGTGCGGGTGAATGGTGAAATTGCCACCTGCGATCCCGTTTCGCGTGTTCCTCTCGGTCGGCTGTATATCTTTAGGTAA